From a region of the Planctomycetaceae bacterium genome:
- the tpx gene encoding thiol peroxidase, producing MTDVRSGAVTLKGNPVNLAGKALAAGDKAPDFSLQSNSLEEVTLAASAGKTRIIATVPSLDTGVCHAETKRFNDEAAKMSGVEVLVVSMDLPFGQGRWCGAEGVENVKTLSAHRCTKFGEDYGVLIQGGGLDRCLARAVFVVDGSGTVKHAEYVSEITEHPNYDAALAAAK from the coding sequence CAACCTTGCCGGAAAGGCCCTGGCCGCCGGAGACAAGGCCCCCGATTTCTCACTGCAAAGCAATTCTCTGGAAGAAGTGACTCTTGCCGCCAGCGCCGGAAAGACGCGGATCATCGCGACGGTTCCGTCGCTGGACACCGGCGTCTGTCACGCCGAGACAAAGCGATTCAATGACGAAGCCGCAAAGATGTCGGGCGTTGAAGTACTGGTCGTCAGCATGGACCTTCCGTTCGGTCAGGGGCGATGGTGCGGAGCGGAAGGCGTCGAAAATGTGAAGACCCTGAGCGCGCATCGCTGCACGAAGTTCGGTGAAGACTATGGCGTCCTGATTCAGGGCGGCGGGCTGGACCGCTGTCTGGCTCGAGCGGTCTTTGTGGTTGATGGAAGCGGCACGGTGAAACACGCCGAGTACGTCAGCGAAATCACCGAACATCCCAACTACGACGCCGCACTGGCAGCAGCGAAGTAG